One segment of Sulfobacillus thermosulfidooxidans DSM 9293 DNA contains the following:
- a CDS encoding sulfocyanin-like copper-binding protein, producing MPKAGKWAGVTALGVLGLALAGCGTQSINASQWMIVHPATKTVDLKIESTYSSAKQANVFDGFTQGQLVITIPLGYHVNMDFINNGPIPESIGVYHDHHLAFPGAGEPYSQVAISPSAGLLPGQSQSYTFTASKLGTFILGDMLNGDPNNTPTSDLWDIVKVVPSGTPSMSTS from the coding sequence ATGCCAAAAGCCGGTAAATGGGCTGGGGTAACAGCTTTGGGTGTGCTTGGATTGGCTTTAGCGGGTTGCGGCACACAAAGCATCAATGCCTCGCAATGGATGATTGTCCATCCGGCAACCAAAACGGTCGATTTAAAGATTGAAAGCACCTACTCGAGTGCCAAGCAGGCGAATGTATTTGACGGCTTCACACAAGGGCAGCTCGTGATCACCATCCCGTTAGGCTACCACGTTAATATGGACTTTATTAATAATGGACCGATTCCGGAGTCCATTGGGGTCTATCACGATCATCATTTAGCCTTTCCGGGCGCAGGCGAACCGTATTCTCAAGTTGCCATTTCGCCGAGCGCTGGCTTGTTGCCGGGACAAAGCCAATCCTATACCTTTACGGCATCGAAGCTCGGGACATTTATTTTAGGCGATATGCTTAATGGCGATCCGAATAATACGCCTACGAGCGATTTGTGGGATATTGTCAAGGTTGTTCCCTCCGGAACCCCTTCGATGTCTACGTCTTAA
- a CDS encoding AIR synthase-related protein, translating to MEDFPIGKISPSLFHDIIYPALGNPNPKILVGPNTGMDMAIVRVGQEDVLVTSTDPVVIRPELGWRDSSWFAVQVVASDVAVSGIMPQVMTFSLVLPASLAVADLKDLWQALSDACHKEHIQIANVRLMYSDYATFPVVGAATAIAQGHQSHYITPADASLGDEVLCTKGAAIQATAILARLFSTELRTFLSAEETFEAQSLFEQIGVLQDVRILLRHNLVKKGVSTMHDATEGGILGAVYEIAVASDLGVELDADNIFVYPVTKKIFDHYYIDPLSVISEGTLVMTARSTFVPIIQQVLEEEGILCQSIGRMTDKAHGRWITQNNMRKPLYHPGSDPYWRLMSTLRQKSLHVKSRGEIGHTDFHNET from the coding sequence ATGGAAGATTTTCCGATTGGAAAGATTTCCCCAAGTTTATTTCACGACATCATTTATCCTGCGTTAGGAAATCCCAATCCTAAAATTTTAGTGGGACCGAATACGGGGATGGATATGGCCATCGTCCGGGTCGGTCAAGAGGACGTGTTGGTGACCAGTACCGATCCGGTTGTGATTCGTCCCGAGCTTGGCTGGCGTGATAGCTCTTGGTTTGCTGTTCAAGTCGTGGCATCAGATGTGGCTGTTTCCGGAATTATGCCACAGGTCATGACCTTTTCACTCGTTCTGCCAGCATCGTTGGCTGTAGCCGATCTTAAAGACTTATGGCAGGCGTTATCAGATGCCTGCCATAAGGAGCATATACAAATTGCCAATGTGCGCTTAATGTACTCGGATTATGCGACATTTCCCGTTGTCGGGGCAGCCACAGCCATTGCTCAGGGCCATCAGAGCCACTATATCACGCCAGCTGATGCGTCATTAGGTGATGAAGTGTTGTGTACCAAAGGTGCCGCCATCCAGGCCACAGCGATATTAGCCCGGCTATTTTCAACAGAACTCCGCACGTTTTTAAGCGCTGAAGAAACCTTTGAGGCCCAATCCCTGTTTGAACAGATTGGCGTGTTGCAAGATGTTCGTATTTTGTTGCGTCATAATTTGGTGAAAAAGGGCGTGAGTACTATGCATGACGCGACGGAAGGCGGGATTTTAGGGGCCGTTTATGAAATCGCGGTGGCTTCTGATTTGGGAGTGGAACTCGACGCCGATAACATTTTTGTGTATCCGGTGACCAAAAAAATTTTTGATCATTACTACATCGATCCTTTGAGTGTGATTAGCGAAGGAACATTAGTCATGACAGCCCGATCGACTTTTGTCCCCATAATTCAACAAGTGCTAGAAGAAGAGGGAATTTTGTGCCAGTCAATAGGACGCATGACGGATAAAGCCCATGGACGCTGGATTACGCAAAATAACATGCGCAAACCCCTTTATCATCCGGGATCTGATCCCTACTGGAGACTCATGAGCACATTACGTCAAAAGTCTCTTCATGTAAAAAGTCGAGGGGAAATCGGCCATACAGATTTTCACAATGAGACATGA
- a CDS encoding manganese efflux pump codes for MLMKWLTIPFALDIFLLSALVAKSQPRRAMTLIPVLVAFEISMLGMGLWFAYTISPFIKAWAPFISPISLIGLSIYLWFAGDDDEINSWTERPVGSFLWIVLGLFVSLDEALVGLAIGFVQIHLISWFILFSLTSFSSALLGFITGSLAHKWSSPKIISQLIPLSLFAVGSLLLIQQMA; via the coding sequence ATGCTTATGAAGTGGTTGACGATCCCCTTTGCCCTCGACATCTTTTTACTAAGCGCCTTGGTAGCCAAAAGTCAGCCACGACGCGCTATGACTCTTATTCCTGTCCTAGTGGCCTTTGAAATCAGCATGTTAGGGATGGGGTTATGGTTCGCTTACACTATATCGCCTTTTATCAAAGCGTGGGCCCCCTTTATCAGTCCTATAAGCCTGATCGGACTCAGCATATATTTGTGGTTCGCAGGTGACGATGACGAGATTAATTCATGGACCGAGCGCCCCGTAGGTTCTTTTCTCTGGATTGTTTTGGGCCTCTTCGTTAGCCTGGATGAGGCCCTGGTGGGTTTAGCCATCGGCTTTGTCCAGATCCATCTGATTTCGTGGTTTATTCTTTTTAGCCTGACGTCTTTTTCTTCTGCGCTGTTAGGCTTCATCACCGGTTCCTTGGCACACAAATGGTCATCGCCCAAAATCATAAGCCAGCTTATTCCCCTATCTCTCTTTGCCGTGGGCAGCCTTCTTCTCATCCAGCAAATGGCCTGA
- a CDS encoding HAD family hydrolase, which translates to MKPIQAVLFDLDDTLYDRIPAIRTYATTYFFRDFHALLKPIPQEILSDVIVEADGGPIRSGKEAMHALQRMLPWKATPPDWQQLMKHWFTYFPLCSHWTPEMEDTLRTLKQRGLKLAVVTNGQTAGQNQKIDTLGIRPYLDAISISGEVGVKKPEPEIFHHALSILRVAPQDAVFVGDNPVMDIYGATRTGMQAIWLRRYDRPWYGPLPSPPQKIFALSDVLKILS; encoded by the coding sequence GTGAAGCCAATTCAAGCGGTTTTATTTGATCTCGATGACACGCTTTATGACCGGATCCCAGCGATTCGGACTTATGCGACAACCTATTTTTTCAGAGATTTTCATGCACTCTTGAAGCCCATACCGCAGGAGATTTTGTCCGATGTCATCGTGGAAGCGGATGGAGGGCCTATTCGTTCAGGAAAAGAAGCGATGCATGCTTTACAACGCATGTTGCCGTGGAAAGCCACACCGCCGGATTGGCAACAGTTGATGAAGCACTGGTTCACCTATTTTCCCTTGTGTAGTCACTGGACCCCGGAGATGGAAGACACCCTTCGCACCTTAAAACAGCGGGGATTAAAACTCGCGGTCGTGACCAATGGTCAGACGGCCGGGCAAAATCAAAAGATCGATACGTTAGGCATTCGCCCCTATCTCGATGCGATTAGTATCTCAGGAGAGGTAGGGGTCAAGAAACCCGAGCCTGAAATTTTCCATCATGCCTTGAGTATCTTAAGGGTGGCGCCTCAAGATGCCGTGTTTGTCGGCGATAACCCGGTGATGGATATCTATGGAGCGACACGTACGGGAATGCAGGCGATTTGGCTGCGGCGTTATGACAGACCCTGGTATGGTCCTCTCCCCTCTCCTCCTCAAAAAATCTTCGCGTTATCTGATGTCCTCAAGATATTGTCTTGA